Proteins encoded by one window of Nicotiana tabacum cultivar K326 chromosome 10, ASM71507v2, whole genome shotgun sequence:
- the LOC107829457 gene encoding uncharacterized protein LOC107829457 isoform X1, which yields MGQSLLVYIEKLRMVDQGRICHSTMPFYFIFYTYSYTILEPSSAFETYFLHLHTWTCYSSFIYIDLLAGSLNFRFNNYFGIDCKIGQNVVFNNLKSFKCGIIGNGDSRSSSRICSSVNYHQYGLRDANQFIISRTNGEILHFLID from the exons ATGGGCCAGTCTTTACTAGTTTATATAGAAAAGCTAAGAATGGTCGACCAAGGGCGAATTTGTCATTCTACTatgccattttattttattttttatacgtATTCCTACACAATTCTAGAACCCTCCTCTGCTTTCGAAACGTATTTTCTGCATCTTCACACTTGGACCTGCTACTCCTCTTTCATTTACATTGATCTTCTAGCTGGGTCTCTCAATTTCAG GTTTAACAATTATTTTGGCATAGACTGCAAGATTGGCCAGAATGTTGTCTTCAACAACCTTAAAAG CTTCAAATGTGGCATCATAGGAAATGGAGATTCTAGATCGTCTTCTAGAATATGTTCTTCAGTTAATTATCACCAATACGG GTTAAGAGATGCCAATCAATTCATTATTTCAAGGACCAACGGGGAAATTCTTCATTTTTTAATCGACTGA
- the LOC107829457 gene encoding uncharacterized protein LOC107829457 isoform X2, protein MAGIILFFMACVQEDIEILAMEWAIFTHELLFQPRDFWFNNYFGIDCKIGQNVVFNNLKSFKCGIIGNGDSRSSSRICSSVNYHQYGYVPAAMHIMLPFAFNSCVHLFLYLIIFCTI, encoded by the exons ATGGCTGGTATCATTCTATTTTTCATG GCTTGTGTTCAGGAAGATATCGAAATCTTAGCAATGGAATGGGCCATTTTTACTCATGAACTACTCTTTCAGCCTCGTGATTTTTG GTTTAACAATTATTTTGGCATAGACTGCAAGATTGGCCAGAATGTTGTCTTCAACAACCTTAAAAG CTTCAAATGTGGCATCATAGGAAATGGAGATTCTAGATCGTCTTCTAGAATATGTTCTTCAGTTAATTATCACCAATACGGGTATGTTCCAGCAGCAATGCATATAATGCTTCCTTTTGCTTTCAATAGTTGTGTTCACTTATTTCTCTACCTAATCATCTTTTGCACAATATGA
- the LOC107829457 gene encoding uncharacterized protein LOC107829457 isoform X3 translates to MAGIILFFMACVQEDIEILAMEWAIFTHELLFQPRDFWFNNYFGIDCKIGQNVVFNNLKRLRDANQFIISRTNGEILHFLID, encoded by the exons ATGGCTGGTATCATTCTATTTTTCATG GCTTGTGTTCAGGAAGATATCGAAATCTTAGCAATGGAATGGGCCATTTTTACTCATGAACTACTCTTTCAGCCTCGTGATTTTTG GTTTAACAATTATTTTGGCATAGACTGCAAGATTGGCCAGAATGTTGTCTTCAACAACCTTAAAAG GTTAAGAGATGCCAATCAATTCATTATTTCAAGGACCAACGGGGAAATTCTTCATTTTTTAATCGACTGA